The Argiope bruennichi chromosome 9, qqArgBrue1.1, whole genome shotgun sequence genome contains a region encoding:
- the LOC129984259 gene encoding proteoglycan 4-like isoform X1, protein MIRPSSTSAFTPVPSSSNSGFHQTTSTNEDDDGSQSASFNLNQKRHSLVEYDSEPKAYPRNTWRHSSGSSKDISPDNSSTDNELWLSVTEEMGPHKVFRTTPEHLDARSSSRSSVSPPSPPARFPQQQKRVSLDSTGSPRPIFFASSRRGSKGSSADKSDSSTYLHQPTQTTLTDMPQQAPREEVVSRKSSSAYSEESGFIRRDSRSGGSSSWRDSKTDSSSATTSRGEKDSKSSASLEEVLESLLAIPPTSSRSSSPSSPRRSKGPGFYQSQQRHGRFPQEIPQRRESIEQGIESMTRSTGGQPQPAFLTPSSPGTAEDGTDQGKMFADSLSFPQPFPSSSTSAKPFPSPLEEVNPASFCRSSSTSPLEDDVQSPTSMEVLVPEGEEQELSSIIEDEPKITEEFYQNEEEHQLQYHLQHHEEKLHEPLHECEHARLQHENPPRPPLQRQSTLPSCSSADLLAQQPQEDVSAANLFAGLQPGTYSRGVSELRRPQSLCLVLLHLPCMFCARALAPPPTTNSFNNGPTRMTCVSEPSTPVRVCCDDRVSLESDSPLTNLGSNPGRGASNQQESATPTRKKKTPKGVSGVGSDVIATTEGHLKCHRPKCSKSLPVEEARAKFRTCPNCYTYYCSRQCRKLHLARHKDHCPQTRISNLCKQVLMKARDDPVSRRHLSLCAKRGLLSRGRGAVKLLFLCPEDALDYLVHGWESAKGQTLYVSKADLLPQEMGSDVFSQVRSFCEKYNPERKFILLAAITVTNEVAAALEREVVVRGAKMHLSPSLPEDDVQTLILTITKTNPETGDPAETTVEDRKNGLGIVVEQLTARGVDLEKQYPHTYRKILKFVNENEPFSPISIFPTDQRNGRIFMCIILPWADPDIIVNISSKVGASIGKFSKKKWMS, encoded by the exons ATGATTCGGCCGTCTTCCACGTCTGCCTTCACACCCGTCCCATCCTCTTCCAATTCGGGCTTCCACCAGACGACGTCCACAAACGAAGACGATGACG GTTCTCAGAGCGCTTCATTTAATCTCAACCAGAAGAGGCACAGCCTGGTGGAGTACGATTCTGAACCTAAAGCATACCCTCGGAACACGTGGCGACACAGCAGCGGCAGCAGCAAGGACATCTCGCCGGATAACTCTTCGACGGACAACGAGCTATGGCTGTCGGTGACCGAGGAGATGGGTCCCCACAAGGTGTTCAGGACAACACCCGAACACTTGGACGCGAGGTCCTCTTCCCGAAGCAGCGTCAGCCCACCCTCGCCCCCTGCGAGATTTCCTCAGCAGCAGAAAAGAG TCTCACTAGATTCAACGGGTTCTCCTAGACCAATCTTCTTTGCAAGTTCTCGGCGTGGTTCAAAGGGATCGAGCGCGGATAAGAGCGACAGTTCCACCTACCTCCATCAACCTACACAGACGACTTTGACAGACATGCCTCAGCAGGCTCCCAGAGAAGAAGTGGTTTCCAGGAAGAGCTCGTCTGCGTACTCGGAGGAGAGCGGATTCATTCGCAGAGATTCAAGGTCAGGAGGATCCAGCAGCTGGAGAGATTCGAAGACGGATTCTAGTTCGGCCACCACCAGTAGGGGAGAGAAGGACTCGAAGTCATCGGCGTCCTTGGAAGAG GTGTTGGAATCGTTGCTTGCAATACCACCGACGAGTTCTCGGTCTTCGAGCCCTTCGTCTCCCCGCAGGTCGAAGGGCCCCGGGTTCTATCAGTCCCAGCAGCGACACGGAAGGTTCCCTCAAGAAATCCCTCAGAGGAGAGAGAGCATTGAACAGGGTATAG AAAGCATGACTAGGAGTACAGGAGGACAGCCGCAACCAGCTTTCCTTACGCCCTCCTCTCCGGGGACAGCTGAAGACGGAACCGATCAGGGTAAGATGTTCGCTGACAGCCTTAGCTTCCCACAACCATTTCCCAGTAGTAGTACTTCTGCAAAGCCCTTCCCTTCTCCTCTGGAAGAGGTCAACCCTGCTTCCTTCTGTCGCAGCAGCTCCACCTCTCCTCTCGAAGATGACGTTCAGTCTCCGACAAGCATGGAAGTACTAGTGCCCGAGGGGGAGGAGCAAGAGTTGTCTTCCATCATCGAAG ATGAGCCAAAAATAACGGAAGAATTCTACCAGAACGAGGAAGAACATCAACTACAATATCATCTCCAGCATCACGAAGAAAAGCTTCACGAACCGTTGCATGAATGTGAACACGCTCGTCTTCAACATGAGAATCCACCTCGCCCTCCTCTCCAGCGGCAATCAACCCTTCCGTCTTGTAGCAGTGCAGACCTTTTAGCACAACAACCTCAGGAAGATGTCAGTGCAGCCAATCTCTTCGCTGGGCTCCAACCTGGCACTTATTCACGCGGTGTATCAGAACTACGTCGACCCCAGTCTCTCTGCCTTGTTCTTCTGCACTTACCCTGCATGTTCTGTGCACGTGCCCTTGCACCACCCCCTACTACCAATTCCTTTAACAATGGCCCCACCCGAATGACGTGCGTGTCCGAGCCCAGCACTCCAGTCAGGGTCTGCTGTGACGATCGCGTATCCCTTGAATCGGACTCCCCCCTCACTAATCTTGGTTCCAATCCAGGGAGAGGAGCTTCCAACCAACAGGAGTCGGCCACCCCAACGAGGAAAAAGAAAACCCCGAAAGGAGTGTCCGGCGTCGGCAGCGACGTGATCGCCACCACGGAAGGGCACCTTAAATGCCATCGACCCAAGTGCTCCAAGAGTCTGCCAGTGGAAGAAGCCCGTGCCAAGTTCAGGACCTGCCCCAACTGCTACACCTACTACTGCAGTCGCCAGTGTCGGAAACTTCACCTAGCACGTCACAAAGACCATTGTCCCCAGACGCGAATCAGCAACCTGTGCAAGCAGGTGCTGATGAAGGCCAGAGACGACCCTGTATCCAGGCGACATCTATCTCTCTGTGCCAAGCGAGGGCTGCTTTCAAGAGGCAGAGGTGCCGTCAAGCTTCTCTTCCTCTGCCCTGAAGATGCCTTGGATTATTTGGTGCATGGCTGGGAAAGTGCGAAAGGACAGACACTGTATGTCTCCAAAGCCGATCTCTTACCACAGGAAATGGGATCCGATGTCTTCAGCCAGGTGAGAAGTTTCTGCGAGAAATACAATCCAgagaggaaatttattttattggcgGCCATCACGGTGACCAACGAGGTCGCAGCAGCTCTGGAAAGGGAAGTAGTGGTTCGAGGAGCCAAAATGCATTTGTCCCCTTCCCTTCCGGAAGACGATGTCCAGACTCTCATTTTGACTATCACAAAAACGAATCCTGAGACTGGAGATCCAGCTGAGACGACTGTCGAAGACAGAAAGAATGGTCTTGGTATCGTTGTAGAACAATTAACTGCCAGGGGTGTCGATTTAGAAAAACAGTATCCACATACTTAccgaaagattttgaaattcgtAAATGAAAACGAACCCTTCAGCCCTATCAGCATTTTCCCCACGGACCAGAGAAATGGACGAATTTTCATGTGCATTATCCTCCCATGGGCGGATCCAGATATAATTGTGAACATTTCCTCTAAAGTTGGAGCCTCCATCGGCAAGTTCTCTAAGAAGAAATGGATGTCATAA
- the LOC129984259 gene encoding apical junction component 1 homolog isoform X2 — protein sequence MIRPSSTSAFTPVPSSSNSGFHQTTSTNEDDDGSQSASFNLNQKRHSLVEYDSEPKAYPRNTWRHSSGSSKDISPDNSSTDNELWLSVTEEMGPHKVFRTTPEHLDARSSSRSSVSPPSPPARFPQQQKRVSLDSTGSPRPIFFASSRRGSKGSSADKSDSSTYLHQPTQTTLTDMPQQAPREEVVSRKSSSAYSEESGFIRRDSRSGGSSSWRDSKTDSSSATTSRGEKDSKSSASLEEVLESLLAIPPTSSRSSSPSSPRRSKGPGFYQSQQRHGRFPQEIPQRRESIEQGIESMTRSTGGQPQPAFLTPSSPGTAEDGTDQGKMFADSLSFPQPFPSSSTSAKPFPSPLEEVNPASFCRSSSTSPLEDDVQSPTSMEVLVPEGEEQELSSIIEGRGASNQQESATPTRKKKTPKGVSGVGSDVIATTEGHLKCHRPKCSKSLPVEEARAKFRTCPNCYTYYCSRQCRKLHLARHKDHCPQTRISNLCKQVLMKARDDPVSRRHLSLCAKRGLLSRGRGAVKLLFLCPEDALDYLVHGWESAKGQTLYVSKADLLPQEMGSDVFSQVRSFCEKYNPERKFILLAAITVTNEVAAALEREVVVRGAKMHLSPSLPEDDVQTLILTITKTNPETGDPAETTVEDRKNGLGIVVEQLTARGVDLEKQYPHTYRKILKFVNENEPFSPISIFPTDQRNGRIFMCIILPWADPDIIVNISSKVGASIGKFSKKKWMS from the exons ATGATTCGGCCGTCTTCCACGTCTGCCTTCACACCCGTCCCATCCTCTTCCAATTCGGGCTTCCACCAGACGACGTCCACAAACGAAGACGATGACG GTTCTCAGAGCGCTTCATTTAATCTCAACCAGAAGAGGCACAGCCTGGTGGAGTACGATTCTGAACCTAAAGCATACCCTCGGAACACGTGGCGACACAGCAGCGGCAGCAGCAAGGACATCTCGCCGGATAACTCTTCGACGGACAACGAGCTATGGCTGTCGGTGACCGAGGAGATGGGTCCCCACAAGGTGTTCAGGACAACACCCGAACACTTGGACGCGAGGTCCTCTTCCCGAAGCAGCGTCAGCCCACCCTCGCCCCCTGCGAGATTTCCTCAGCAGCAGAAAAGAG TCTCACTAGATTCAACGGGTTCTCCTAGACCAATCTTCTTTGCAAGTTCTCGGCGTGGTTCAAAGGGATCGAGCGCGGATAAGAGCGACAGTTCCACCTACCTCCATCAACCTACACAGACGACTTTGACAGACATGCCTCAGCAGGCTCCCAGAGAAGAAGTGGTTTCCAGGAAGAGCTCGTCTGCGTACTCGGAGGAGAGCGGATTCATTCGCAGAGATTCAAGGTCAGGAGGATCCAGCAGCTGGAGAGATTCGAAGACGGATTCTAGTTCGGCCACCACCAGTAGGGGAGAGAAGGACTCGAAGTCATCGGCGTCCTTGGAAGAG GTGTTGGAATCGTTGCTTGCAATACCACCGACGAGTTCTCGGTCTTCGAGCCCTTCGTCTCCCCGCAGGTCGAAGGGCCCCGGGTTCTATCAGTCCCAGCAGCGACACGGAAGGTTCCCTCAAGAAATCCCTCAGAGGAGAGAGAGCATTGAACAGGGTATAG AAAGCATGACTAGGAGTACAGGAGGACAGCCGCAACCAGCTTTCCTTACGCCCTCCTCTCCGGGGACAGCTGAAGACGGAACCGATCAGGGTAAGATGTTCGCTGACAGCCTTAGCTTCCCACAACCATTTCCCAGTAGTAGTACTTCTGCAAAGCCCTTCCCTTCTCCTCTGGAAGAGGTCAACCCTGCTTCCTTCTGTCGCAGCAGCTCCACCTCTCCTCTCGAAGATGACGTTCAGTCTCCGACAAGCATGGAAGTACTAGTGCCCGAGGGGGAGGAGCAAGAGTTGTCTTCCATCATCGAAG GGAGAGGAGCTTCCAACCAACAGGAGTCGGCCACCCCAACGAGGAAAAAGAAAACCCCGAAAGGAGTGTCCGGCGTCGGCAGCGACGTGATCGCCACCACGGAAGGGCACCTTAAATGCCATCGACCCAAGTGCTCCAAGAGTCTGCCAGTGGAAGAAGCCCGTGCCAAGTTCAGGACCTGCCCCAACTGCTACACCTACTACTGCAGTCGCCAGTGTCGGAAACTTCACCTAGCACGTCACAAAGACCATTGTCCCCAGACGCGAATCAGCAACCTGTGCAAGCAGGTGCTGATGAAGGCCAGAGACGACCCTGTATCCAGGCGACATCTATCTCTCTGTGCCAAGCGAGGGCTGCTTTCAAGAGGCAGAGGTGCCGTCAAGCTTCTCTTCCTCTGCCCTGAAGATGCCTTGGATTATTTGGTGCATGGCTGGGAAAGTGCGAAAGGACAGACACTGTATGTCTCCAAAGCCGATCTCTTACCACAGGAAATGGGATCCGATGTCTTCAGCCAGGTGAGAAGTTTCTGCGAGAAATACAATCCAgagaggaaatttattttattggcgGCCATCACGGTGACCAACGAGGTCGCAGCAGCTCTGGAAAGGGAAGTAGTGGTTCGAGGAGCCAAAATGCATTTGTCCCCTTCCCTTCCGGAAGACGATGTCCAGACTCTCATTTTGACTATCACAAAAACGAATCCTGAGACTGGAGATCCAGCTGAGACGACTGTCGAAGACAGAAAGAATGGTCTTGGTATCGTTGTAGAACAATTAACTGCCAGGGGTGTCGATTTAGAAAAACAGTATCCACATACTTAccgaaagattttgaaattcgtAAATGAAAACGAACCCTTCAGCCCTATCAGCATTTTCCCCACGGACCAGAGAAATGGACGAATTTTCATGTGCATTATCCTCCCATGGGCGGATCCAGATATAATTGTGAACATTTCCTCTAAAGTTGGAGCCTCCATCGGCAAGTTCTCTAAGAAGAAATGGATGTCATAA